Genomic window (Streptomyces sp. TG1A-60):
GTGAAGCTCTATCTCCTCAACGGCTCGGAAGCCCTGATCGCCTACTACATGCTCATGCGGCGCGAGGAGCAGATGGAGAACGGCCCGCTGCAGATGTACGACGCCTTCGGCACCCAGTCCCTCCTGTTCTCCTTCGAGAAGAACACCGGCCCCCGCGACGCCGCCTTCGTGGAGCAGTCCCAGCAGTGGTTCGACGCCCTCTGGGCAACCATCACCACTGACCTCACACTCGCCTAGTGACTTCTACGGCGCAGACTGAACCGGTGACGGTAGAGACAGAGACCCTGCGAGAACTGATCACCCCTGTCCGTTTCGTGCTCTGGGACCTCGACGGGCCGATCTGCCGGCTGTTCTTCGGGCATCCGTCGCATCAAGTGGCGGTGGACCTGGTGCGACAGATCGAGAGACGCGGGCTGGGCGGGAAGCTCACCGAGCGGGAGCGCCGCGATCCCGACCCGCTCGCCGTGCTGCGCGGCCTCGGCCGCCGACACCCCAGCAGCGACCTGATAGCCGACCTTGAGGAATGGCTCACCCAACAGGAGCTCGTGGCCGCACCGAAGGCGTTCCCCACCCCGTACGCCGACCCGCTCATCAGGACGTGGTCGAACCGGGCCCGCTTCGCCGTCACGACCAACAACTCGGCGCTCGCCGCCACGCGCTACCTCGACACCCGAGGCCTCACCGGTTGCTTCCCGTACGTCTACGGCCGCACACGGAACCTGGACCTGATGAAGCCGCATCCGCACACCCTGCGCCAGGCCCTGAGCGCGATGGGCGCCGACCCCTCGCTCACGCTGATGATCGGCGACACCCCGACGGACTTCGAGGCGGCCGAGCAGGCGGGCGTCCCGTTCCTGGGCTACGCCCGTCGGCAGGAGAAGCGCGACGCGCTGAAGGCGGCGCACGTTCCGCCCCACCGCATCGTGAGTTCCATGAAGCCGGTGCTGGACGTGGTGAAGAAGCGGGACTGACGGGCTACTCCGCCATACTCGGAACCGGTTGCCGGGTGAATATGCCAGCGACTTCCCGTGGCACATCTCCGGTAGCATGCGCGGACCACTGAGGGAAGCGACCGCTTCCGGGTGCCTACCCGTGGGCGAACCCGCCGCGATCCCGGGCGGTCCGACGGCAGAACGAGTGTCAAACCACTCCGAATGGCCCGCGAATTCGGGCCTCTGCCCTCCAGGACGCTCCTCACGGATTTACGTTTGCCTCAGTTCTCCCAGCCCTCGCGCAAGCCCCAGGAGCGACCAGTGGGCGCATCTCCTGTTCCCCGTCCTCCGGACGACCTTCTCAACCGCTTCGTCCGCCGCGCCAGGGAACACGGCAAGGAGCACCGCGGTCATCACAACCAGAACTTCGTCCACCCGCTGACCCGGGAAATGGCCCGCTTCATCGGCCGCGAGTCCGGCATCTTCCCGGAGCCCGACACCTCCGTCATCGTGCGCGTCCGCCGCGGTGACGCGCTGCCGGTCGTCATCCGGACCTGGGAGAACGAGTCCGAGCTGCTGAGAGCCCTGCGCGGCACCCTGCCCCACGTCCCCGCGTGCCTGGTCTCCCGCCCGGGTTTCGCCATCCACAGCCATGTGGAAGGGGTCGCGCTGTCCGGTATCTGCGGGGACGGCAAGCCCGTCGACAGCCTGGTCGTCAACGGGCTGACGGAGCTGCTGGCCCGGATGACGCAGGTGCGCCGGGAAGCGCTGCCCCCGCTGCCCGCGCACTGGCCGCGCGACGACAAGGACAGCCGGGGCTTTCTGCGCACCCTGGCCCACCTGGCGGACACCCGGGTCCGGCGGCGCAACTGGGCCGAGTTCGGCGGGCTGTTCGCCGCCCTGGGCATCCCCGGCGACGTACTGACCCGGCTGGCCGATCGCGTACCGGCCATGGCCCGGCGCCCGTACAGCCTGCTCCACGCGGACCTCCACCGGGACAACGTGATCGTCAGCTATCTCGGCGAGCCGCCGCTGATGTGCGTCGACTGGGAACTCGCGACCTACGGCGACCCCCTGCACGACCTGGCCACGCACCTGGTCCGCATGCGGTAC
Coding sequences:
- a CDS encoding HAD-IA family hydrolase, coding for MTVETETLRELITPVRFVLWDLDGPICRLFFGHPSHQVAVDLVRQIERRGLGGKLTERERRDPDPLAVLRGLGRRHPSSDLIADLEEWLTQQELVAAPKAFPTPYADPLIRTWSNRARFAVTTNNSALAATRYLDTRGLTGCFPYVYGRTRNLDLMKPHPHTLRQALSAMGADPSLTLMIGDTPTDFEAAEQAGVPFLGYARRQEKRDALKAAHVPPHRIVSSMKPVLDVVKKRD